In a single window of the Thermus amyloliquefaciens genome:
- the mtnA gene encoding S-methyl-5-thioribose-1-phosphate isomerase — MERVLPFRFDEKEGVFWLLDQRRLPLEEVWVPVRTAREMAEAIRAMVVRGAPAIGVSAAFGMVLAHLRGEDPEEADRLLRQSRPTAVNLFHALDRMKAHWGDPEGSLEEAKALWREVEATERAISLHGAKVLRGQVLTHCNTGPLATGGYGTALGAIVEAYRQGRVSHVWVDETRPYLQGARLTAYELQKAGVPATLIADNMAGFLMAQGRVDAVIVGVDRMALNGDFANKIGTYALAVLAHHHGVPFYAALPLSSVDPRLPTGEGIPIEERPPEEVLELRGVRLAPPGFPAYHPAFDLTPHRFLTGIITEKGVLYPPLDEALRDALGLS, encoded by the coding sequence GTGGAACGCGTCTTGCCCTTTCGCTTTGACGAGAAGGAGGGCGTTTTCTGGCTCCTGGACCAGAGGAGGCTTCCTTTGGAGGAGGTCTGGGTGCCCGTGCGCACCGCAAGGGAGATGGCCGAGGCCATCCGGGCCATGGTGGTGCGGGGGGCTCCGGCCATTGGGGTTTCCGCGGCCTTCGGCATGGTGCTGGCGCACCTTAGGGGGGAAGACCCAGAGGAGGCGGACCGCCTCCTAAGGCAAAGCCGCCCCACGGCGGTGAACCTCTTCCACGCCCTGGACCGCATGAAGGCCCACTGGGGGGACCCGGAGGGGAGCCTGGAGGAGGCCAAGGCCCTTTGGCGGGAGGTGGAGGCCACGGAAAGGGCCATAAGCCTCCATGGGGCCAAGGTGCTAAGGGGCCAGGTCCTCACCCACTGCAACACCGGGCCCCTGGCCACCGGGGGGTACGGCACCGCCCTCGGGGCCATCGTGGAGGCCTACCGCCAGGGGCGGGTCTCCCACGTCTGGGTGGACGAGACGAGGCCCTACCTGCAAGGGGCCCGCCTCACCGCCTACGAGCTTCAGAAGGCGGGGGTTCCCGCCACCCTCATCGCGGACAACATGGCGGGCTTCCTCATGGCCCAGGGCCGGGTGGATGCGGTCATCGTGGGGGTGGACCGCATGGCCTTAAACGGGGACTTCGCCAACAAGATCGGCACCTACGCCCTGGCCGTTTTGGCCCACCACCATGGGGTCCCCTTCTATGCGGCTTTGCCCCTTTCCTCCGTGGATCCCCGCCTCCCCACGGGGGAGGGGATTCCCATAGAGGAAAGGCCCCCGGAGGAGGTGCTGGAGCTAAGGGGAGTGCGCCTGGCCCCCCCGGGCTTTCCCGCCTACCACCCCGCCTTTGACCTCACCCCCCACCGGTTCCTCACGGGGATCATCACCGAGAAGGGGGTGCTCTACCCCCCCTTGGACGAGGCGCTGCGGGATGCTCTGGGGCTTTCTTGA
- a CDS encoding amidophosphoribosyltransferase — translation MLWGFLEGLLGHLCPGCGGRLDAPLLCTRCRGGLRAFSTGEMVYLGLYGRVGGLVRALKYRRRSGLAPLLAQPLAEGIRERGWVLEGVTAVPTLLPRLLLRGYNPPELLARELARLLGLPYRRVIRRVRYAPSQPTRGRGRARLPQDLFAPQAQVAGAWLLVDDVLTSGATFLRAKEALLRAGAGRVYGAFLAVRDPSALGPYR, via the coding sequence ATGCTCTGGGGCTTTCTTGAGGGGCTCTTGGGCCACCTCTGCCCGGGCTGCGGGGGGAGGTTGGACGCGCCCCTCCTCTGCACCCGTTGCCGGGGGGGCCTCAGGGCCTTTTCCACGGGGGAGATGGTCTACCTGGGCCTTTACGGGCGCGTGGGGGGCCTGGTGCGGGCCCTCAAGTACCGGCGGCGCTCGGGCCTGGCCCCGCTTCTGGCCCAGCCCCTGGCCGAGGGGATCCGGGAGCGGGGCTGGGTCCTCGAGGGGGTCACGGCGGTGCCCACCCTCCTGCCCCGCCTCCTCCTGCGGGGCTACAACCCCCCGGAGCTCCTGGCCCGGGAGCTGGCCCGGCTTCTGGGGCTCCCCTACCGGCGGGTCATCCGGCGGGTGCGCTACGCCCCCAGCCAGCCCACCCGGGGGCGGGGGCGCGCCCGCCTTCCCCAGGACCTCTTCGCACCCCAGGCCCAGGTGGCGGGGGCCTGGCTCCTGGTGGACGACGTCCTCACCAGCGGGGCCACCTTTTTGCGGGCCAAGGAGGCCCTCCTGCGGGCGGGAGCGGGCCGGGTGTACGGGGCCTTCCTGGCGGTGCGGGACCCTTCCGCCCTGGGCCCTTACCGGTAG